A section of the Chlorocebus sabaeus isolate Y175 chromosome 13, mChlSab1.0.hap1, whole genome shotgun sequence genome encodes:
- the TAAR2 gene encoding LOW QUALITY PROTEIN: trace amine-associated receptor 2 (The sequence of the model RefSeq protein was modified relative to this genomic sequence to represent the inferred CDS: substituted 1 base at 1 genomic stop codon): MYSFMAGAIFITIFGNLAMIISISYFKXLHTPTNFLILSMAITDFLLGFTIMPYSMIRSVENCWYFGLTFCKIHYSFDLMLSITSIFHLCSVAIDRFYAICYPLRYSTKITIPVIKRLLLLCWSVPGAFAFGVVFSEAYADGIEGYDILVACSSSCPVMFNKLWGTTLFMAGFFTPGSMMVGIYGKIFAVSRKHAHAINNLPENQNNQVKKDKKAAKTLGIVMGVFLLCWFPCFFTILLDPFLNFSTPVVLFDALTWFGYFNSTCNPLIYGFFYPWFRRALKYILLGKIFSSHFHNTNLCIQKENE; the protein is encoded by the coding sequence ATGTATTCATTTATGGCAGGAGCCATATTCATCACAATATTTGGCAATCTTGCCATGATAATTTCTATTTCCTACTTCAAGTAGCTTCACACACCAACCAACTTCCTCATCCTTTCCATGGCCATCACTGATTTCCTCCTGGGATTCACCATCATGCCATATAGTATGATCAGATCGGTGGAGAACTGCTGGTATTTTGGGCTTACATTTTGCAAGATTCATTATAGTTTTGACCTGATGCTTAGCATAACATCCATTTTTCATCTTTGCTCAGTGGCCATTGATAGATTTTATGCTATCTGTTACCCATTACGTTATTCCACCAAAATAACTATTCCAGTCATTAAAAGATTGCTACTTCTATGCTGGTCGGTCCCTGGAGCATTTGCCTTCGGGGTGGTCTTCTCAGAGGCCTATGCAGATGGAATAGAGGGTTATGACATCTTGGTTGCCTGTTCCAGTTCCTGCCCAGTGATGTTCAACAAACTATGGGGGACCACCTTGTTTATGGCAGGTTTCTTCACTCCTGGGTCTATGATGGTGGGGATTTATGGCAAAATTTTTGCAGTATCCAGAAAACATGCTCATGCCATCAATAACTTGccagaaaatcaaaataatcaagtgaagaaagacaaaaaagctGCCAAAACTTTAGGAATAGTGATGGGAGTTTTCTTATTATGTTGGTTTCCTTGTTTCTTCACAATTTTATTGGATCCCTTTTTGAACTTCTCTACTCCTGTAGTTTTGTTTGATGCCTTGACGTGGTTTGGTTATTTTAACTCCACATGTAATCCGTTAATATACGGTTTCTTCTATCCCTGGTTTCGCAGAGCACTGAAGTACATTTTGCT